The nucleotide window GGCGTCGAATCGATGAGCATGGTGCCGATGATGGGCAACTCGCCGTCGATGTCGCCGGAGATCTTCACCCGCGACGAGAACGTCGGCATCGCCTACGGCATGGGCCTGACCGCCGAGAAGGTCGCGCAGCAGTGGCAGGTCAGCCGCGAGGACCAGGACGCGTTCTCGCTGGCGTCGCACCAGAAGGCCATCGCCGCGCAGCAGGCCGGCGAGTTCCGCGACGAGATCACGCCGGTCGAGACCGTCGAGCGCTCCCCCGACCTCGCCAGCGGCCAGGTCAGCGTGAAGACCCGCACCATCGCGCTGGATGAGGGCCCGCGCCCGGATACCTCGCTCGAGGGCCTGGGCAAGCTGCGCCCGGTGTTCGCCAACAAGGGCAGCGTCACCGCCGGCAACAGCTCGCAGACGTCCGACGGCGCCGGCGCGCTGATCCTGGTTTCGGAAAAGATCCTCAAGCAGTTCAACCTGGTGCCGCTGGCGCGCTTCGTTTCGTTCGCGGTGCGCGGCGTGCCGCCCGAGATCATGGGCATCGGCCCCAAGGAAGCGATTCCCGCGGCGCTGAAGGCAGCCGGGCTGACGCAGGACCAGCTCGACTGGATCGAGCTGAACGAAGCGTTTGCCGCGCAATCGCTGGCAGTGATGCGCGACCTCCAACTGGATCCGGCGCGGGTCAACCGCATGGGCGGCGCGATCGCGCTGGGCCACCCGCTCGGTGCCACCGGTGCGATCCGCTCGGCCACGGTGGTGCACGCGCTGCGCCGCCACAACCTGAAGTACGGCATGGTCACCATGTGCGTGGGCACCGGCATGGGCGCCGCAGGTATCTTCGAGCGCGTCTGAACGCGCCTGCGGGATGGCCCGGGGCCATCCCGCCCTTCTGGATCAGGTGAAGAAAGCAGTACCGGGGGCTGCCGCCCGCGACGCGGGTCACCAGGTAGGGGAGGAGACAACAATATGCAGGAGACAGCCATCCTGGCCGATGCCGCGTGCGATCTGCCGCGCGACGTCATGGCCCAGCTGAAGGTCCACACGATTCCGTTCCGCATCCGCGCCGGCGAACACTTTGTCGCCGATACGCGCGACGAGGACGCGCTGCCCACGCTCTACCAGCAATACCTGGTCGGCCGCCAGGACCACTACGCCGAATCGATCCCGCTGCTCGAGCGCGAGCTGGAAGAACACCTGCTGCGCAACGTGGTGGCGCATTGCGACCGCGCCATCCTGTTCACCATCGCCAGTTCGCGCAGCAAGCTGTATGCGCATGCGAGCGGCGCGGTGATCGGCACGGTGGCCCGCAGCGTGCGCCTGCGCAAGGCAGCCGGGCGCACCGGCCTGTTCGAGCTGACCGTGGTCGACACCGGTGCGATCGGGCCGGGCCAGGCGTTGATCGTGCGCGAAGCCGCGCGCATGGCCGCCGCGGGCGCCAGCGCGCAGGCGGTGCGCGAAGCGGTCGAGACGCGCCTGCGCGATGCGGCCCATATGTTCCTGGTGCCCGACGAACTGCTCTACCTGTACACGCGCGCGCGCCAGAAGGGCGAGGGCAGCGTTACCTGGGGGCGCTATGTGATGGGCAGCGCTTTCAATATCCGCCCGGTGGTGCGCATGCACCGCGGGCACACCGACGCCATCGCCAGGGCGCGTGGCTCCGACGAGGGCGCGCGCCGCGTGCTGCAGCATGCCGAGCAATGCATCCGCGGCGGCAAGCTGATGGTGCCGGCAATCTCGGTCTGCTATGCCGGCCCGCTCGACGCCGTGCGCGCGATGCCGGCCTACCAGTCGCTGGCGCGCACCGCGCGCAGCCACGGCGTCGAGCTGATGCTGGCGCCGATGAGCCTGACCGTGGCGCTGAATGTCGGTGCGCGCGCGTTCGGGCTCAGCTATCTCGCCGAATCGCCGCCGCCTTTCGAATAACTCCCACAGACGAGGACACCATGAGCATCCGTACCAGCATCGAGCAGGGCATCCTGACGCTCGAGTTCGACCGCATCGACAAGAAGAACGCCATCACCGCGGCGATGTACCAGGCGCTTGCCGACGCGCTGCGCGCGGCCGAGACCGATCCTGCCGTGCGCGCCATCCTGCTGCGCGGCAAGCCCGAAGTCTTCACCGCCGGCAACGACCTCGAAGATTTCATGCAGCGCCCGCCCAGCGCGGGCGAGGGCGCCGAAGCGGCCCTGGTGTTCCAGTTCCTGCATCAGATCAGCCATGCCAGCAAGCCGGTGGTGGCGGCGGTCAGCGGCGCCGCGGTCGGCGTGGGCACCACCATGCTGCTGCATTGCGACCTGGTCTATGCCTCGGACACCGCCAAGCTGTCGCTGCCGTTCGTGCAGCTGGGGCTGTGCCCGGAAGCCGCATCGAGCCTGCTGCTGCCGCGGCTGGTGGGCTACCAGCGCGCAGCTGAAAAGCTGCTGCTGGGCGAGGCCTTCAGCGCGCAGGAGGCGCTGGAGATCGGGCTGGTGACGCGCGTGCTGCCGGTGGCCGAGCTGCACGACTTTGCGCTGGCGCAGGCGCGCAAGCTGGCGGCCTTGCCGGCATCGTCGCTGCGCGAGACCAAGCGCCTGATGAAGGCCGGCGCGCAGGCGGAGGTGGACAAGCAGATGGCCGACGAGGGCGCGGTGTTCCGGCGCATGCTGGTGGCGCCGGAAGCGAAGGAGGCGTTCAGCGCGTTCTTCGAGAAGCGCAGGCCGGATTTTATGAAGTTTGCGTGAGCCCTGGCTGAGCGGAAGAGGAGAGCGGTGTTGCGCGCTCCCAAGCCGCCCGAACTCGCCTTAGCAAGGTGTTCTCCCTCTCCCCTCATGGGGAGAGGGCCGGGGTGAGGGGTGGGCTGGCAAGGCATCACAAGAAGCAGGGCCAACGGTTGTTTCCAGCGCGGCGGCTTCGGCCAGCGCCCGCCCTCACCCCGACCCTCTCCCGCAAGCGGGAGAGGGAGCACACCGATCGATGATCGGAGGCCTTTGCGTCGTCAAGCCGTCGGCAACACCCGCGGCTGCCGCGACTCATCCGTCGCCACATACGTCAGCGTGGCCTCCGTCACCTTGACGATCTCATTGCTGTGCCGCATGCGCTGCGCATAGACCTCGACCTCGACCGTGATCGAGGTCCGGCCGGTCTTGACGATGTCGGCATAGAAACTGACCAGGTCGCCGACCAGCACCGGGTGCTTGAACAGGAAGGAGTTGACCGCGACGGTGGCCACGCGCCCCTGCGCGCGCTCGACTGCCGGGATCGAGCCGGCGATATCCACCTGCGACATGATCCAGCCGCCGAACACGTCGCCATGGACATTGGCGTCCGCGGGCATCGGGACCACGCGCAGGGCGGGATTCTTGCCGGCAGGCAGGGCGGGGACGGTGTGGGGAGCGTTCATGAGGCGGTATGGTGGACAGCGGAAGGGGGCGGGCGCGGCGAAAAGACCCTTCGCCAGCCGCAATATGCGAATCCTGCGACAATCTCGCATTGGCCCGAATTCTAACGTATGCGCCGCTATTCCACGACCGCCGAGCCGGCCCCCGACCGCGCCTCGGTCAAGCTCTTTCCCGGCCAGCGCGCGCCCCGCAGCGACTGGCAGACCGTGCGCAACCTGCTGCCCTACGTCTGGCACTACAAGTGGCGCGTGATGCTGGCGCTGGCCTGCCTGGTGGCGGCCAAGGTCGCCAACCTGGGCGTGCCGGTGCTGATGAAGCGGCTGATCGACAGCATGAACATCACCGCGGGCGATCCGCGCGCGCTGCTGGCGGTGCCGGTCGGGCTGATCGGGGCCTACGGCCTGCTGCGCCTGTCCGCGACGCTGTTCACCGAGTTGCGCGAGATCCTCTTTTCCAAGGTCACGCAGAGCGCCGTGCGCGAGATTGCGCTGCAGGTGTTCCAGCACCTGCATGCGCTGTCGCTGCGCTTCCACCTGGACCGCCAGACCGGCGGCATGAGCCGCGACATCGAGCGCGGCACGCGCGGCATCCAGTCGCTGATCTCGTATTCGCTGTACAGCATCCTGCCCACGCTGGTGGAAATGGCGCTCGTGATCGGCTTCTTTATCCTGCACTACGACATCTGGTTCGCCGCCATCACCGGCTGCGCGCTGGTGGGCTATATCGTCTTCACCATCGTGGTGACGGAATGGCGCACGCACTTCCGCCGCCGCATGAACGAACTCGATTCGCGCGCCAACCAGAAGGCGATCGATTCGCTGCTGAACTTCGAGACCGTCAAGTACTTCGGCAACGAAGCCTACGAGGCGCATCGCTATGACGAAAACCTGCGCAAGTACCGCACCGCGGCGATCCGTTCGCAGAACTCGCTGTCGTTCCTGAACTTCGGCCAGCAGGCCATCATCGCCGTCGGCCTGATCCTGATCCTGTGGCGCGCCACCGTGGGCGTGGTCGACGGCAAGCTGACGCTGGGCGACCTGGTGCTGGTCAACACGCTGATGATCCAGCTCTATATCCCGCTGAATTTCCTCGGCGTGATCTACCGCGAGATCAAGCAGGCCACCACCGACATGGACCGCATGTTCGTGCTGCTGGGCACGCACCAGGAAGTGGCCGACGCGCCGGGCGCCCCCGCGCTGCGGGTCAGCGGCGCGCAGGTGCGCTTCCGCGACGTGCGCTTCAGCTACGAGCCCGACCGCCTGATCCTGGACGGCGTGGATTTCACCATTGCGGCGGGCAGCACCACCGCGGTGGTGGGGCACAGCGGCTCGGGCAAGTCGACGCTGGCGCGGCTGTTGTTCCGCTTCTACGACGTGGGCGGCGGCGCGATCGAGATCGACGGCCAGGACATCCGCGCGATCACGCAGGACAGCCTGCGCCGCGCCATCGGCATCGTGCCGCAGGACACCGTGCTGTTCAACGACAGCATCTACTACAACATCGCCTACGGCCGCCCGGACGCGACCCGCGACGAAGTCATCGCCGCGGCGCAGGCGGCGCAGATCGACGCCTTTATCCGCGAGCTGCCGCAGGGCTACGACACGCCCGTGGGCGAGCGCGGCCTGAAGCTGTCGGGCGGCGAGAAGCAGCGCGTGGCGATCGCGCGCACGCTGCTGAAGAACCCGCCGGTGCTGGTATTCGACGAGGCCACTTCCGCGCTGGATTCGCGCACCGAGCAGGCGATCCAGGCCGAACTGATGCGCCTGGCGCAGAACCGCACCACGCTGCTGATCGCGCACCGGCTCTCCACCGTGGTCCATGCCGACCAGATCCTGGTGATGGACCACGGGCGCATCGTCGAGCGCGGCACCCATGCGCAGCTGATGCGCGCGGGCGGGCGCTATGCCGAGATGTGGGATATCCAGGCGCGCGCCGCGGCCAAGGGCGGCGAAGCGCTCGGCGCGCAGGCACTTGCGCTCGACGTGGGCGACGCCACCCAGGACGCCTGAGCCGTTATCCGCCGCGCCCGCTTGCACCGGGAAGCGGCGCGGATTGTCGGCAATTGCTGCCGACGATGCCGCTGCGGCAATCGCCGCGCCCATTTCTGGTTCGACAATCGCGTGCGGCCACGCCCTGAAACGGGGCCTGCAAGGCTGGCATGTCCCTTGCGGACACATCCCTCCGAAATCCTTTATCCACGGAGAGATGCCATGCCCCAATCCCGCGCTGCGCAAGTGTCGCCCGGCGTTTTCACGGCTGCCAGCGAGAGCGTTGGCCACACCGCCGCGCGTCCGGCCCGTGCCGCCGCACGCCGCCGCCTGCTGAAGCTCGGCGCCATCATCGGCACCAGCCTGGTGCTGTCGACACAATTCGCCGGCGCGGCCCATGCACAGGCTGCGTCCACCAGGGTCCGGTTCCAGCTCGACTGGCGCTTCGAAGGGCCGGCCGCGCTGTTCCTGCTCGGCGAGCAGAAGGGCTACTACAAGGCCGAGAAGCTCGACGTCGCGATCGATGCCGGAAACGGCTCGGGCAACGTGGTCAACCGCGTGGCCTCGGGCACCTATGACATGGGCTTCGCCGACATGTCGTCGGTGATGGAGTTCTACGGCAACAATCCCGACGCGAAGAACAAGCCGGTGGCGGTGATGATGGTCTACAACAACACGCCCGCGGCCATCCTGGCGCTGAAGAAGTCAGGCATCCGCGCGCCGAAGGACCTGGCCGGCAAGCGCATGGGCGCGCCGGTGTTCGACGCCGGCCGCCGCGCCTTCCCGATCTTCGCCAAAGCCAACGGCCTGCAGGCCTCGTCGTTCAACTGGCAGGCGATGGATCCGACGCTGCGCGAAACCATGCTGGTGCGCGGCGACCTCGATGCCATCACCGGCTTTTCGTTCACGTCGATCCTGAACCTGAACGCGCGCGGCGTGAAGGACGAGGACATCGTGGTGCTGCCGTACCCGCAGTTCGGCGTGAAGCTGTACGGCAACGCCGTGATCGCGTCCGAGGACTTCCTGAAGAAAAATCCGGAGGCGGTGAAGGCGTTCCTGCGCGCCTTCAGCAAGTCGGCGCGCGACGTGATCGCGCGCCCGGAAGACGGCATCCGCGCGCTCAAGGCGCGCGACGGCATCATCGACGAGAAGCTGGAAACGCGCCGGCTGAAGCTGGCGCTGGACAGCGTGGTCCGCTCGCCCGACGCGAAGGCCGAGGGCTTCGGCCGCATCAGCAAGCCGCGGCTGGCGCTGATGGCCTCGCAGGTGGCCGATGCCTTCGGCACCAAGGGCCGCATCAACGCGGATGCGCTGTGGACCGACGCCTACCTGCCGAGCGCGGCCGAACTGGATGTGCTGCGATGATGACGCGCCAGGCTGCCTTCATGCCCGCCTCCGGCGGCAGCGCCGCGCCCGCGGCGGCGGAACCGTTTGTCGATTTCAACCGGGTCTGGCTGGCCTATAACGACGAGCTGGCGCACCAGGGCGAGTTCGCGGTCGAGGACCTGTCGCTGCAGGCCGCGCCGGGCGAATTCATCGCCATCGTCGGCCCGTCCGGCTGCGGCAAGTCCACCTTCATGAAGCTGGCGACCGGGCTCAAGCCCGCCACGCGCGGCATCGTGAAGATTGCCGGGCAGAAGGTGAACGGGCCGCTCAAGCAGGTGGGCATGGCGTTCCAGGCTCCCACCTTGCTGCCGTGGCGCACCACGCTCGACAACGTGATGCTGCCGCTGGAGATCGTCGAGCCCTACCGCTCGACGCTGCGGGCGCGGCGCGACGAGTACATCGACCGCGCCCGCCGGCTGCTGCATACCGTGGGGCTGGGCGGCTACGAGGACAAATACCCGTGGCAGCTCTCCGGCGGCATGCAGCAGCGCGCGTCGATCTGCCGCGCGTTGATTCACCAGCCGCGCATGCTGCTGCTGGACGAGCCCTTCGGCGCGCTCGATGCCTTCACCCGCGAGGAACTCTGGTGCGTGCTGCGCGACCTGTGGCAGGCGCAGCGCTTCAACGTGATCCTGGTCACGCACGACCTGCGCGAGGCCGTGTTCCTGGCCGACACGGTCTACGTGATGAGCCAGCGCCCCGGCCGCATCCTGATGCGCAAGGAGATCGACCTGCCGCGGCCGCGCGATCTCGAACTGACCTATACCGAACCCTTCGCCGAGCTGGTGCACGCGCTGCGCGAGAAGATCGGCCATGTGCGCCAGCACTGAAGCAAACACCGAGGCAAGACGATGATGATGACCCTGACTTCCGCGCAGGAGCGCCGCGTGCAGCGCGTGGCGCCCTGGCTGTTGCTGGCCGCGGTGCTGCTGCTGTGGCAGGGCGCGTGCATGGCCTTCGACGTCTCCGACTTTATCCTGCCCACGCCGTCCGCCATCGTGGCCGCGCTGGTGGAGTACGCGGACGTGATCGCCGGCCATGCGTGGCGCACCTTCTGGACCACCATGGTGGGATTCGGCGTGGCCATCGGCGTGGGCGTGCTGCTCGGGCTGGCGATGGGCTCGTCGCGGCTGCTCTATGCCGCCAGCTACCCGCTGATGACCGCCTTCAACGCGCTGCCCAAGGCCGCCTTCGTGCCGATCCTGGTGGTGTGGTTCGGGCTTGGAGCCGGGCCCGCCATCCTGACCGCGTTCCTGATCTCGTTCTTCCCGATCATGGTCAATATCGCCACCGGCCTCGCCACGCTGGAGCCGGAGCTCGAAGACGTGCTGCGCGTGCTCGGCGCCAAGCGGCGCGACGTGCTGTTCAAGGTGGGGCTGCCGCGTGCGCTGCCGTATTTCTTCGCCTCGCTGAAGGTCGCGATCACGCTGGCCTTTGTCGGCACCACGGTATCGGAGATGAATGCCGCCAACGAGGGCATCGGCTACCTGCTGGTGTCGGCCGGCTCGGCCATGAAGATGCCGCTGGCGTTCGCCGGACTGGTGGTGATCGCGGTGATGGCGATGGCCATGTACGAGCTGTTCGCGGTGGTGGAAAAGCGCATGACCGGCTGGGCCCACCGCGGCTGAGGCGCCAGGTGACGAAGCGCATGGCGCCGGTGGATAATCCGCGTCATGGAAATCAAATGGCTTGAAGACTTCGTCAGCCTGGCCGAGACGCACAGCTTCTCGCGCTCGGCCGAGCTGCGCCACGTCACGCAGCCGGCGTTCTCGCGCCGCATCCAGTCGCTGGAGGCGTGGGTCGGCACCGAGCTGATCGACCGCTCGAGCTATCCCACCAGCCTGACCCCGGCCGGCAAGGTGTTCTACGAACAGGCGCTGGCGATGCTGGCGCAGGTCAGCGAAACGCGCGCGCTGATGCGCGGCCAGCGCTCGGCCAATGCGCAGGTGCTGGAGTTCGCGGTGCCGCATACGCTGTCGCTGACCTTCTTCCCGGAGTGGCTCAAGGCGCTGGAACGCAAGCTCGGCACGCTGCCGTGCCGGCTGCGCGCGCTCAACGTCCATGACGCGGTGCTGATGCTGGTGGAGGGCGGCTGCGACCTGGTCATGGTCTATCACCACGCGCGCCAGGCCATCCAGCTCGATCCGGCGCGGTACGACATGCTGGTGCTTGGTACCGAACGGCTGTCGCCCTACAGCGTGCCGGACCCCGCCGGCAAGCCCCAGTTCCGGCTGCCGGGGACCGACAAGAAGCCGGTGCCGTTCCTCAGCTATACGCCCAATGCCTTCCTCGGCCGCATGGTCGACCTGCTGCTGGCCGATACCGCCGAGGCGCTCAAGCTCGACAAATGCTACGAGACCGACATGGCCGAGGCCCTCAAGGTGATGGCGCTGTCGGGCCACGGCATGGCCTTCCTGCCCGAGAGCGCGGTGCGCGACGACGTCGCGGCGGGGCGGCTGGTGCGGGCCGAGTCGGCGCGCGGGCTGCCGTTGTCGATCGACATGGAGATCCGGCTGTATCGGGAGCGCCCGGGCGAGAATGGGGGCGAGCGGCGCGCGGGGGCCAGGCGCAAGCGGCAGCTGGTGGACCAGGTGTGGGGGACGTTGTCGGGGGGCTAGTGCACCGCTGGTGTGCTCCCCTCTCCCGCGTGCGGGANNNNNNNNNNNNNNNNNNNNNNNNNNNNNNNNNNNNNNNNNNNNNNNNNNNNNNNNNNNNNNNNNNNNNNNNNNNNNNNNNNNNNNNNNNNNNNNNNNNNTGGCATACCGAATGCCCGGACTTCGCGGCTACGCCCGGCCCTCACCCCAACCCTCTCCCAAAGGGAGAGGGAGTACCCAGCCGGTTCGCAGAAACGTTATGCATGTTTTGCATGACCGGATGAACAAACGGCATTGGATTCCGACCGGCCGCCAAGCCTAAGCTTGCGCCCATCTTCCACCCCGGAAACCACCCCGATGTCTTCCGCAGCACCGACCAATATTGCTGGCCAAAAGCACGCACTCCCGTCTTACCTCAACGCCGACAACCTCGGCCCCTGGGGCATCTACCTGCAGCAAGTCGACCGCGTCACGCCCTACCTGGGTTCGCTGGCGCGCTGGGTCGAGACCCTGAAGCGTCCCAAGCGCGCCCTGGTCGTCGACGTCCCCATCGAACTCGATAACGGCACCATCGCCCACTTCGAGGGCTACCGGGTGCAGCACAACCTGTCGCGCGGCCCGGGCAAGGGCGGCGTGCGCTTCCACCAGGACGTGACCCTGTCCGAGGTGATGGCGCTGTCGGCCTGGATGTCGGTGAAGAACGCCGCGGTCAACGTGCCGTACGGCGGTGCCAAGGGCGGCATCCGCGTCGACCCGCGCACGCTGTCGCACGCCGAGCTGGAGCGCCTGACGCGCCGCTACACCAGCGAGATCAACATCATCATCGGGCCGAGCAAGGACATTCCGGCGCCGGACGTCAACACCAACGCGCAGGTGATGGCGTGGATGATGGACACCTATTCGATGAACTCGGGCAGCACCGCGACCGGCGTCGTGACCGGCAAGCCGATTTCGCTGGGCGGCTCGCTGGGCCGCCACGAGGCCACCGGCCGCGGCGTGTTCGTGGTCGGCTCCGAGG belongs to Cupriavidus taiwanensis and includes:
- a CDS encoding acetyl-CoA C-acyltransferase, whose protein sequence is MMKQLQDAYIVAATRSPIGKAPKGAFKHTRPDDLLATILKAALAQVPGLDPKLIEDAIVGCAIPEAQQGLNVARIGALLSGLPNTVGGITVNRFCASGLSAVAMAADRIRVGESDVMIAAGVESMSMVPMMGNSPSMSPEIFTRDENVGIAYGMGLTAEKVAQQWQVSREDQDAFSLASHQKAIAAQQAGEFRDEITPVETVERSPDLASGQVSVKTRTIALDEGPRPDTSLEGLGKLRPVFANKGSVTAGNSSQTSDGAGALILVSEKILKQFNLVPLARFVSFAVRGVPPEIMGIGPKEAIPAALKAAGLTQDQLDWIELNEAFAAQSLAVMRDLQLDPARVNRMGGAIALGHPLGATGAIRSATVVHALRRHNLKYGMVTMCVGTGMGAAGIFERV
- a CDS encoding enoyl-CoA hydratase, which translates into the protein MSIRTSIEQGILTLEFDRIDKKNAITAAMYQALADALRAAETDPAVRAILLRGKPEVFTAGNDLEDFMQRPPSAGEGAEAALVFQFLHQISHASKPVVAAVSGAAVGVGTTMLLHCDLVYASDTAKLSLPFVQLGLCPEAASSLLLPRLVGYQRAAEKLLLGEAFSAQEALEIGLVTRVLPVAELHDFALAQARKLAALPASSLRETKRLMKAGAQAEVDKQMADEGAVFRRMLVAPEAKEAFSAFFEKRRPDFMKFA
- a CDS encoding ABC transporter permease — its product is MMTLTSAQERRVQRVAPWLLLAAVLLLWQGACMAFDVSDFILPTPSAIVAALVEYADVIAGHAWRTFWTTMVGFGVAIGVGVLLGLAMGSSRLLYAASYPLMTAFNALPKAAFVPILVVWFGLGAGPAILTAFLISFFPIMVNIATGLATLEPELEDVLRVLGAKRRDVLFKVGLPRALPYFFASLKVAITLAFVGTTVSEMNAANEGIGYLLVSAGSAMKMPLAFAGLVVIAVMAMAMYELFAVVEKRMTGWAHRG
- a CDS encoding ABC transporter substrate-binding protein; translation: MPQSRAAQVSPGVFTAASESVGHTAARPARAAARRRLLKLGAIIGTSLVLSTQFAGAAHAQAASTRVRFQLDWRFEGPAALFLLGEQKGYYKAEKLDVAIDAGNGSGNVVNRVASGTYDMGFADMSSVMEFYGNNPDAKNKPVAVMMVYNNTPAAILALKKSGIRAPKDLAGKRMGAPVFDAGRRAFPIFAKANGLQASSFNWQAMDPTLRETMLVRGDLDAITGFSFTSILNLNARGVKDEDIVVLPYPQFGVKLYGNAVIASEDFLKKNPEAVKAFLRAFSKSARDVIARPEDGIRALKARDGIIDEKLETRRLKLALDSVVRSPDAKAEGFGRISKPRLALMASQVADAFGTKGRINADALWTDAYLPSAAELDVLR
- a CDS encoding DegV family protein — encoded protein: MQETAILADAACDLPRDVMAQLKVHTIPFRIRAGEHFVADTRDEDALPTLYQQYLVGRQDHYAESIPLLERELEEHLLRNVVAHCDRAILFTIASSRSKLYAHASGAVIGTVARSVRLRKAAGRTGLFELTVVDTGAIGPGQALIVREAARMAAAGASAQAVREAVETRLRDAAHMFLVPDELLYLYTRARQKGEGSVTWGRYVMGSAFNIRPVVRMHRGHTDAIARARGSDEGARRVLQHAEQCIRGGKLMVPAISVCYAGPLDAVRAMPAYQSLARTARSHGVELMLAPMSLTVALNVGARAFGLSYLAESPPPFE
- a CDS encoding ABCB family ABC transporter ATP-binding protein/permease — translated: MRRYSTTAEPAPDRASVKLFPGQRAPRSDWQTVRNLLPYVWHYKWRVMLALACLVAAKVANLGVPVLMKRLIDSMNITAGDPRALLAVPVGLIGAYGLLRLSATLFTELREILFSKVTQSAVREIALQVFQHLHALSLRFHLDRQTGGMSRDIERGTRGIQSLISYSLYSILPTLVEMALVIGFFILHYDIWFAAITGCALVGYIVFTIVVTEWRTHFRRRMNELDSRANQKAIDSLLNFETVKYFGNEAYEAHRYDENLRKYRTAAIRSQNSLSFLNFGQQAIIAVGLILILWRATVGVVDGKLTLGDLVLVNTLMIQLYIPLNFLGVIYREIKQATTDMDRMFVLLGTHQEVADAPGAPALRVSGAQVRFRDVRFSYEPDRLILDGVDFTIAAGSTTAVVGHSGSGKSTLARLLFRFYDVGGGAIEIDGQDIRAITQDSLRRAIGIVPQDTVLFNDSIYYNIAYGRPDATRDEVIAAAQAAQIDAFIRELPQGYDTPVGERGLKLSGGEKQRVAIARTLLKNPPVLVFDEATSALDSRTEQAIQAELMRLAQNRTTLLIAHRLSTVVHADQILVMDHGRIVERGTHAQLMRAGGRYAEMWDIQARAAAKGGEALGAQALALDVGDATQDA
- a CDS encoding Glu/Leu/Phe/Val family dehydrogenase, whose protein sequence is MSSAAPTNIAGQKHALPSYLNADNLGPWGIYLQQVDRVTPYLGSLARWVETLKRPKRALVVDVPIELDNGTIAHFEGYRVQHNLSRGPGKGGVRFHQDVTLSEVMALSAWMSVKNAAVNVPYGGAKGGIRVDPRTLSHAELERLTRRYTSEINIIIGPSKDIPAPDVNTNAQVMAWMMDTYSMNSGSTATGVVTGKPISLGGSLGRHEATGRGVFVVGSEAARNIGLEVKGARVAVQGFGNVGAVAAKLFHEAGAKVVAVQDHRTTLFDPAGLDVPAMMEYASHSGTIDGFRGEVLRTEQFWEVDCDILIPAALEGQITVDNAPKITAKLVIEGANGPTTPQADDILRERNILVCPDVIANAGGVTVSYFEWVQDFSSFFWTEEEINQRLVRIMQEAFRAIWQVAQENKVTLRTAAFIVACTRILQAREMRGLYP
- a CDS encoding LysR family transcriptional regulator, whose translation is MEIKWLEDFVSLAETHSFSRSAELRHVTQPAFSRRIQSLEAWVGTELIDRSSYPTSLTPAGKVFYEQALAMLAQVSETRALMRGQRSANAQVLEFAVPHTLSLTFFPEWLKALERKLGTLPCRLRALNVHDAVLMLVEGGCDLVMVYHHARQAIQLDPARYDMLVLGTERLSPYSVPDPAGKPQFRLPGTDKKPVPFLSYTPNAFLGRMVDLLLADTAEALKLDKCYETDMAEALKVMALSGHGMAFLPESAVRDDVAAGRLVRAESARGLPLSIDMEIRLYRERPGENGGERRAGARRKRQLVDQVWGTLSGG
- a CDS encoding acyl-CoA thioesterase, which gives rise to MNAPHTVPALPAGKNPALRVVPMPADANVHGDVFGGWIMSQVDIAGSIPAVERAQGRVATVAVNSFLFKHPVLVGDLVSFYADIVKTGRTSITVEVEVYAQRMRHSNEIVKVTEATLTYVATDESRQPRVLPTA
- a CDS encoding ABC transporter ATP-binding protein; the encoded protein is MMTRQAAFMPASGGSAAPAAAEPFVDFNRVWLAYNDELAHQGEFAVEDLSLQAAPGEFIAIVGPSGCGKSTFMKLATGLKPATRGIVKIAGQKVNGPLKQVGMAFQAPTLLPWRTTLDNVMLPLEIVEPYRSTLRARRDEYIDRARRLLHTVGLGGYEDKYPWQLSGGMQQRASICRALIHQPRMLLLDEPFGALDAFTREELWCVLRDLWQAQRFNVILVTHDLREAVFLADTVYVMSQRPGRILMRKEIDLPRPRDLELTYTEPFAELVHALREKIGHVRQH